One Megalops cyprinoides isolate fMegCyp1 chromosome 17, fMegCyp1.pri, whole genome shotgun sequence DNA window includes the following coding sequences:
- the saysd1 gene encoding SAYSvFN domain-containing protein 1 → MEQKLAEFRARKRAAAAANSCEATESQAKAQPGSVAQPPGSASAPINPDTPDQPEKTAIYTDSAQAGPDWLMDSAVGRWLGLRCLAMTNLTVLKLLLWLVLLGLFSELDFGLPFFLISLFYWLYAGLRSPGARQPGELSAYSVFNPDCQPLLGTLTAQQLEGELGYRPLANR, encoded by the exons GAACAGCTGCGAGGCGACGGAGAGCCAGGCTAAAGCGCAGCCGGGGTCGGTAGCTCAGCCTCCCGGCTCTGCGTCCGCCCCGATCAACCCCGACACACCGGACCAGCCGGAGAAAACTGCGATATACACAGATAGCGCACAG GCTGGTCCCGACTGGCTGATGGACAGCGCTGTGGGCCGCTGGCTGGGGCTGCGATGCCTGGCCATGACGAACCTCACCGTGCTGAAGCTGCTGCTTTGGCTGGTTCTGCTGGGTCTCTTCTCTGAGCTGGACTTCGGGCTCCCCTTCTTCCTCATCTCCCTGTTTTACTGGCTGTACGCGGGTCTGCGCAGCCCGGGTGCGAGGCAGCCCGGAGAGCTCAGCGCGTACTCCGTCTTCAACCCGGACTGCCAGCCGCTGCTCGGCACGCTCACCGCGCAGCAGCTGGAGGGGGAGCTGGGCTACCGGCCGCTGGCTAACAGATAG